The Cervus canadensis isolate Bull #8, Minnesota chromosome X, ASM1932006v1, whole genome shotgun sequence genome contains a region encoding:
- the DUSP21 gene encoding dual specificity protein phosphatase 21 has protein sequence MTTPLCPFPIQAVRQPAAHGLSQITKSLYLSNAVAAKDRFMLSTNHITTVINVSVEATDTFFEDIQYLKVPLADAPNSRLYDFFDFIADHIHSVEMMQGRTLLHCAAGVSRSATFCLAYLMKYHSMSLLDAHTWTKSCRSTIRPNNGFWEQLIHYEFKLFGKNTVHMISSSLGMIPDIYEKEICLMKLMGVIPASR, from the coding sequence ATGACAACGCCTCTGTGTCCGTTTCCGATTCAGGCTGTCCGGCAGCCCGCGGCCCATGGCCTCTCCCAGATAACCAAGAGTCTCTACCTCAGCAACGCTGTGGCAGCCAAGGACAGATTCATGCTGTCTACCAACCACATCACCACGGTCATCAATGTGTCGGTGGAGGCGACCGACACGTTCTTCGAAGACATCCAGTACTTAAAAGTGCCGCTGGCGGATGCTCCCAATTCGCGCCTCTACGACTTCTTTGACTTTATTGCAGATCACATCCACAGCGTGGAGATGATGCAAGGCCGAACGCTGCTGCACTGCGCTGCCGGGGTGAGCCGCTCTGCCACGTTCTGCCTCGCCTACCTAATGAAGTACCACTCCATGTCACTGCTGGACGCCCACACGTGGACCAAGTCCTGCCGCTCCACCATCCGGCCCAACAACGGCTTTTGGGAGCAGCTTATCCATTATGAATTCAAGCTGTTTGGCAAGAACACCGTTCACATGATCAGTTCCTCACTGGGGATGATTCCCGACATCTATGAGAAAGAAATCTGTTTGATGAAGCTGATGGGAGTCATTCCGGCCAGCCGCTAA